The Pasteurella multocida genome contains a region encoding:
- the nagA gene encoding N-acetylglucosamine-6-phosphate deacetylase, translating to MYAFVNAVIYTAKDVLYGKALVVDGDKISAILPVEDVPENLQKIDLQGNNLTAGFIDLQLNGCGGVMFNEDISVKTLEIMQETNLKSGTTSYLPTFITSPDEGMKDAVKVMREYLTQYKNQALGLHFEGPYLSVEKKGVHREEYIRAISPEMKTFLCDNADVITKITLAAENPTAQYIPDFVEKGIIVSLGHSNATYDVAQQAIEKGASFATHLHNAMSPISSGRAMGVVGAVLDSDIYTGIIVDGLHVDYGNIRLDKKVKGDKLCIVTDATAAAGADIDSFVFVGKTVYVRDGKCYDSNGTLGGAAITMIESVKNAVQEVGIPLDETLRMCNYYPAKAIGVDHKLGSIEVGKIANLTAFTNDFNVLGTAVNGEWKAN from the coding sequence ATGTACGCGTTTGTTAATGCCGTAATTTACACTGCAAAAGACGTACTTTATGGTAAAGCGCTTGTTGTCGATGGCGATAAAATTAGTGCAATTCTACCCGTAGAAGACGTGCCAGAAAATCTTCAGAAAATTGATTTACAAGGGAATAATTTAACCGCAGGTTTTATTGATCTTCAATTAAATGGCTGTGGTGGCGTGATGTTTAATGAAGATATTAGCGTGAAGACGTTAGAGATCATGCAAGAAACTAATTTGAAATCCGGCACGACAAGTTATTTACCAACCTTTATTACGTCACCTGATGAAGGAATGAAAGACGCAGTGAAGGTGATGCGTGAGTATTTAACTCAGTATAAAAATCAAGCATTAGGTTTACACTTTGAAGGACCTTATTTGAGTGTTGAGAAAAAAGGAGTACATCGCGAAGAATATATTCGTGCGATAAGCCCAGAAATGAAAACATTCTTGTGTGATAATGCAGATGTGATTACTAAAATCACGTTGGCAGCCGAAAATCCAACGGCACAGTATATTCCAGACTTTGTTGAAAAAGGGATTATCGTCTCGCTTGGACACTCGAATGCGACTTACGATGTCGCACAACAGGCTATTGAGAAAGGGGCGAGTTTTGCAACCCATTTACATAATGCAATGTCACCAATCAGCTCTGGACGAGCGATGGGAGTAGTGGGCGCCGTATTAGATTCTGATATCTATACAGGTATTATTGTGGATGGTTTACACGTTGATTATGGCAATATACGACTCGACAAGAAAGTAAAAGGTGACAAATTGTGCATTGTGACAGATGCAACTGCTGCAGCCGGTGCAGACATTGACTCCTTTGTTTTCGTCGGTAAAACCGTCTATGTGCGTGATGGTAAATGCTATGATAGCAATGGTACATTAGGTGGCGCTGCAATCACGATGATTGAGTCAGTGAAAAATGCGGTACAGGAAGTTGGCATTCCATTGGATGAGACATTGCGTATGTGTAATTACTATCCTGCTAAAGCAATTGGTGTGGACCATAAACTTGGCTCAATTGAAGTGGGTAAAATCGCGAATTTAACAGCATTCACAAATGATTTTAACGTGTTGGGTACAGCCGTGAATGGTGAATGGAAAGCGAATTAA
- the nagB gene encoding glucosamine-6-phosphate deaminase — MRLIPLHNVDQVAKWSARYIVDRINQFQPTEARPFVLGLPTGGTPLKTYEALIELYKAGEVSFKHVVTFNMDEYVGLPKEHPESYHSFMYKNFFDHVDIQEKNINILNGNTEDHDAECQRYEEKIKSYGKIHLFMGGVGVDGHIAFNEPASSLSSRTRIKTLTEDTLIANSRFFDNDVNKVPKYALTIGVGTLLDAEEVMILVTGYNKAQALQAAVEGSINHLWTVTALQMHRRAIIVCDEPATQELKVKTVKYFTELEASAIRSVK, encoded by the coding sequence ATGCGTTTAATTCCATTACACAATGTTGATCAAGTCGCAAAATGGTCTGCACGTTATATTGTTGATCGTATTAATCAATTTCAACCAACAGAAGCGCGCCCATTCGTATTAGGTTTGCCTACGGGTGGTACTCCGCTGAAAACCTATGAGGCGCTTATTGAGCTGTATAAAGCGGGTGAGGTGAGCTTTAAACATGTTGTGACCTTCAATATGGATGAGTATGTTGGTTTACCAAAAGAACATCCTGAAAGCTACCATTCTTTCATGTATAAAAACTTTTTTGATCATGTTGATATTCAAGAGAAAAATATCAATATCTTAAATGGTAATACCGAAGATCATGATGCCGAATGTCAGCGTTATGAAGAGAAAATCAAGTCTTATGGCAAAATTCATTTATTTATGGGCGGTGTTGGTGTAGATGGCCATATTGCTTTTAATGAACCGGCTTCATCCCTTTCCTCACGTACGCGTATAAAAACGCTTACAGAAGATACGCTAATTGCCAACTCACGTTTCTTTGATAACGATGTGAATAAAGTGCCTAAATATGCACTCACCATTGGTGTGGGGACGTTACTTGATGCAGAAGAAGTGATGATTTTAGTCACAGGTTATAATAAAGCTCAAGCTTTACAAGCCGCTGTAGAAGGTAGCATCAATCATTTATGGACCGTCACCGCATTACAAATGCATCGCCGAGCGATTATTGTGTGTGATGAACCTGCGACGCAAGAGCTTAAAGTGAAAACAGTTAAATATTTTACTGAATTAGAAGCCTCTGCTATTCGTAGCGTGAAATAA
- the nagE gene encoding N-acetylglucosamine-specific PTS transporter subunit IIBC codes for MSILSYLQRIGQALMVPVAALPAAAILMGIGYWIDPNGWGGESQLAAFLIKSGAAIIDNMAILFAVGVAFGMSKDKHGSAALSGLVGFLVVTTLLSPGAVAQLQGIAADQVPAAFGKINNQFIGILVGVISAELYNRFHQVELPPALAFFSGKRLVPIVTSVVMIVVSFILMYLWPVIFNGLVGFGKSITDIGATGAGIYGFLNRLLIPVGLHHALNSVFWFNVAGINDIPNFLGGAQSLANGTAVLGVTGMYQAGFFPVMMFGLPAAALAIYHSAKPGKKAQVASLMIAASLASFFTGVTEPLEFAFMFVAPVLYVIHALLTGLSVFIAASMQWMAGFGFSAGFVDMVLSSQNPLAKDWYMLLVQGLVFGVIYYVIFRAAIKAFNLKTPGREEEEVEINVKKDASREERAANFIVALGGKDNFQAIDACITRLRLTLVDRSKVNEEQLKALGSKGNVKLGDNGLQVILGPEAELVADAIKQQVK; via the coding sequence ATGAGCATTCTAAGTTACTTACAAAGAATTGGGCAAGCATTAATGGTGCCAGTTGCTGCACTACCTGCTGCCGCTATCTTAATGGGTATTGGTTACTGGATTGACCCGAATGGTTGGGGTGGAGAAAGTCAGCTTGCTGCCTTCTTGATCAAGTCTGGTGCCGCCATTATTGACAACATGGCAATTCTGTTCGCCGTTGGTGTGGCATTTGGTATGTCTAAAGATAAACATGGTTCAGCCGCACTGTCGGGCTTAGTGGGCTTTTTAGTTGTCACCACCTTGCTTTCTCCAGGTGCCGTTGCACAATTACAAGGCATTGCTGCCGATCAAGTCCCTGCCGCATTTGGCAAAATTAACAACCAATTTATTGGGATTTTAGTTGGGGTTATTTCTGCTGAATTATATAACCGCTTCCATCAAGTTGAATTACCACCAGCGTTAGCCTTCTTCAGTGGTAAACGTTTAGTACCTATCGTGACCTCTGTCGTGATGATCGTTGTGTCTTTCATCCTCATGTACTTATGGCCAGTCATTTTTAATGGTTTAGTTGGTTTTGGTAAATCGATCACGGATATTGGCGCAACTGGGGCGGGTATCTATGGTTTCTTAAACCGTCTCTTAATTCCAGTCGGCTTACACCACGCTTTAAACTCAGTGTTCTGGTTCAATGTGGCGGGTATCAACGATATTCCTAATTTCTTAGGTGGTGCACAATCTCTTGCAAATGGTACTGCCGTTCTTGGTGTAACAGGAATGTATCAAGCTGGTTTCTTCCCTGTTATGATGTTCGGTTTACCTGCCGCCGCATTAGCAATCTATCATAGTGCAAAACCTGGTAAAAAAGCACAAGTTGCCTCATTAATGATTGCCGCCTCATTAGCTTCATTCTTCACAGGGGTAACAGAGCCATTAGAATTTGCGTTCATGTTTGTGGCGCCAGTCTTATACGTCATTCACGCTTTATTAACTGGTCTGTCTGTCTTTATTGCAGCCTCAATGCAATGGATGGCAGGTTTTGGTTTCAGTGCTGGTTTCGTTGATATGGTACTTTCTTCACAAAACCCACTGGCTAAAGATTGGTACATGTTACTCGTACAAGGTCTTGTATTCGGTGTGATTTACTATGTCATCTTCCGTGCTGCAATCAAAGCGTTCAATTTAAAAACACCAGGCCGTGAAGAAGAGGAAGTGGAAATCAATGTGAAAAAAGACGCCTCTCGTGAAGAACGTGCGGCTAACTTCATCGTTGCATTGGGTGGTAAAGACAACTTCCAAGCTATCGATGCTTGTATTACTCGCTTACGTTTAACATTAGTTGATCGTAGCAAAGTGAATGAAGAGCAATTAAAAGCACTAGGCTCAAAAGGTAATGTCAAATTAGGTGACAATGGTTTACAAGTGATTCTTGGACCTGAAGCTGAGCTAGTAGCGGATGCAATCAAACAACAAGTCAAGTAA
- a CDS encoding ABC transporter ATP-binding protein: MALISLTNGYLSFSDHPLLDHTDLHIEAGERVCLVGRNGAGKSTLMKILAGDVIMDDGRLQFEKEIVVSRLEQDPPRHASGNVFDYVAEGIEHLADLLKDYHRISLLLEQDCSDVVLNQLAQVQAKLDHADAWRFESKIKDVLATLSLHPDTLLSELSGGWLRKAALARALVCDPDVLLLDEPTNHLDVDAIEWLENFLLGFSGSIIFISHDRAFIRKMATRIVDLDRGKLVSYPGDYDLYLSTKEENLRVEALQNELFDKKLAQEEVWIRQGIKARRTRNEGRVRALKALREERRQRREVLGTAKLQLDNSSRSGKMVFEMDNVTYQVAGKTLLKDFSTTILRGDKIALVGPNGCGKTTFIKLLLGEIQPTSGTVRCGTKLDIAYFDQYRAELDPEKTVMDNVADGKQDIEVNGIKRHVLGYLQDFLFPPKRAMTPVKALSGGERNRLLLAKLLLKPNNLLILDEPTNDLDVETLELLEEILTDYQGTLLIVSHDRQFIDNTAAECFIFEGEGIVNEYVGGFHEAKQQQANYFAHKAEQAVLKQKKPASLESAVDITKNSVSNKSQTKAIKLTYKEQRELEQLPQRLETLEAEINSLQAEIAGSEFFQQSHEYTSAKLQALAEAEQALEEAFMRWESLEEKQNLSKSG, from the coding sequence ATGGCACTCATTTCTCTCACCAATGGATATCTTTCCTTTAGTGATCATCCTTTATTAGATCATACCGACTTGCATATTGAAGCCGGTGAGCGGGTTTGTTTAGTTGGACGTAATGGCGCAGGTAAATCTACGCTAATGAAAATCTTGGCGGGTGATGTCATCATGGATGATGGGCGTTTACAGTTTGAAAAAGAGATTGTCGTGTCCCGTTTAGAGCAAGATCCACCGCGTCATGCGAGTGGCAATGTGTTTGATTATGTCGCCGAAGGCATTGAACATTTAGCCGATTTATTAAAAGATTACCATCGCATTTCTTTGTTGTTGGAACAGGACTGCAGTGATGTGGTCTTAAATCAACTGGCACAAGTGCAAGCAAAGTTAGATCATGCGGACGCTTGGCGTTTTGAAAGTAAAATTAAAGACGTGTTGGCGACATTATCTTTACATCCGGATACCTTGTTATCTGAATTATCGGGTGGTTGGTTACGTAAAGCCGCATTAGCCCGTGCGCTTGTTTGTGATCCTGATGTGTTGTTATTAGATGAACCGACCAACCATTTAGATGTGGATGCGATTGAATGGTTAGAAAACTTTTTACTTGGTTTTTCGGGGAGCATTATTTTTATTTCTCATGACCGCGCTTTTATTCGTAAAATGGCGACCCGTATTGTGGATTTAGACCGTGGCAAATTAGTGTCTTATCCGGGGGATTATGATTTATACCTTAGTACAAAAGAAGAAAATCTCCGCGTAGAGGCCCTACAAAATGAGTTATTTGATAAAAAATTGGCTCAAGAAGAAGTTTGGATTCGACAGGGGATTAAAGCACGTAGAACGCGTAATGAGGGACGAGTTCGCGCCTTAAAAGCTTTGCGTGAAGAACGTCGTCAACGTCGTGAAGTACTTGGTACGGCAAAACTCCAACTCGATAATTCTAGTCGTTCAGGCAAAATGGTGTTTGAGATGGACAATGTGACTTATCAAGTGGCAGGCAAAACCTTATTAAAAGATTTCAGTACCACCATTTTACGAGGTGATAAAATTGCCTTAGTGGGACCGAATGGTTGTGGTAAGACGACATTTATTAAATTGTTACTTGGTGAAATTCAACCAACTTCAGGTACTGTACGTTGTGGGACCAAATTGGATATTGCTTATTTTGATCAATATCGTGCTGAACTTGATCCAGAAAAAACGGTGATGGATAATGTGGCTGACGGCAAACAAGATATTGAAGTGAATGGCATTAAACGTCATGTCTTAGGTTATTTACAAGATTTTCTCTTTCCTCCGAAGCGGGCGATGACACCTGTGAAAGCGTTATCAGGTGGAGAGCGGAACCGTTTATTGTTAGCAAAATTATTACTCAAACCTAACAACTTACTGATTTTGGATGAACCGACCAATGATCTTGATGTTGAAACGCTGGAACTATTAGAAGAAATTCTAACAGACTATCAGGGTACGCTATTAATCGTGAGTCACGATCGCCAATTTATTGATAATACCGCTGCGGAATGTTTCATTTTTGAAGGCGAAGGGATTGTGAATGAATATGTCGGTGGATTCCATGAAGCGAAACAGCAACAAGCTAACTATTTTGCGCATAAAGCAGAACAAGCCGTGTTGAAACAGAAAAAGCCTGCAAGTTTAGAAAGTGCGGTCGATATCACGAAAAATTCTGTTTCCAACAAATCTCAAACCAAAGCAATAAAACTGACTTATAAAGAACAACGCGAGTTAGAACAATTGCCCCAACGTTTGGAAACGTTAGAAGCGGAAATCAATTCCTTACAAGCTGAAATTGCGGGTAGTGAATTTTTTCAGCAATCGCATGAATACACCTCTGCAAAATTGCAAGCATTAGCCGAAGCTGAGCAAGCATTAGAAGAAGCGTTTATGCGTTGGGAAAGCTTAGAGGAAAAACAAAATTTAAGTAAATCAGGCTAA
- a CDS encoding anti-phage deoxyguanosine triphosphatase, which produces MNNQVDPIWQSRFIADKPREKDHRPPFRRDRGRILHSAAFRCLQAKTQIHAVGENDFYRTRLTHSLEVAQIGSSLVAQMRFSEAFTALAQQMQQDKTELQKTLKGLLPSNDLIESLCFAHDIGHPPFGHGGEVALNYMMREHGGFEGNAQTFRLLTKLEPYTPNAGMNLTRRTLLGIVKYPTILDISSAQYAELAPEPNADSRYVKMNGWRPGKGLFRDDLPMFEWLLEPLSVKDRDLFGQFKQVRSDPSQILKTKFKSLDCSLMELADDIAYGVHDLEDAIVVGMVNLHQWQSALTALKNCPSEWIQKHIDAITEKLFSDQHYLRKNAIGALVNYFITSVRWTLTDDFNEPLLRYNAQLPAEVEAVLQIFKAFVRDHVILNVDTQRIEYKGQRILTEMFQIFESDPERLLPRNTAKRWQQASKEGKKRVICDYMAGMSDAYALRVYQQL; this is translated from the coding sequence ATGAATAATCAAGTTGATCCAATTTGGCAATCACGCTTTATTGCGGATAAACCGCGTGAAAAAGATCATCGCCCGCCTTTCCGTCGAGATCGAGGGCGTATTTTACATTCCGCCGCATTTCGTTGTTTGCAGGCAAAAACACAAATTCATGCGGTTGGTGAGAATGATTTTTATCGCACACGTCTGACACATTCCTTAGAAGTAGCACAAATCGGTAGCAGTTTGGTTGCACAAATGCGTTTTAGTGAGGCATTTACTGCCTTAGCGCAGCAAATGCAACAAGATAAAACAGAATTACAAAAAACGTTGAAAGGCTTGTTGCCGAGTAATGATCTGATTGAAAGTTTATGTTTTGCTCATGATATCGGTCATCCTCCTTTTGGTCATGGTGGCGAAGTCGCACTGAATTACATGATGCGAGAGCATGGTGGATTTGAAGGTAACGCACAAACATTTCGCTTACTCACCAAATTAGAACCTTATACACCAAATGCAGGGATGAATTTAACTCGCCGTACCCTTTTGGGTATTGTGAAATACCCAACGATTTTAGATATTTCTTCAGCCCAATATGCCGAACTCGCTCCAGAACCAAATGCCGATTCGCGTTATGTCAAGATGAATGGGTGGCGACCAGGAAAAGGACTCTTTCGTGATGATTTGCCGATGTTTGAGTGGCTACTGGAACCGCTGTCAGTAAAAGATCGTGATTTATTTGGGCAATTTAAACAAGTGCGGTCAGATCCTAGCCAAATTTTAAAAACCAAATTCAAGTCGTTAGATTGTAGCCTCATGGAATTAGCTGATGACATTGCTTATGGGGTGCATGATTTAGAAGACGCGATTGTGGTGGGGATGGTGAATTTACACCAATGGCAAAGTGCGCTCACCGCTTTGAAAAATTGTCCGTCTGAATGGATTCAAAAACATATTGATGCTATCACGGAAAAGCTTTTTTCGGATCAGCATTATTTACGTAAAAACGCCATTGGTGCGCTCGTCAATTATTTTATCACAAGCGTACGTTGGACATTAACGGACGATTTTAATGAACCATTATTACGCTATAATGCGCAGTTACCAGCAGAAGTGGAAGCAGTATTGCAGATTTTTAAAGCATTTGTACGTGATCATGTGATCTTAAATGTTGATACACAACGGATTGAATACAAAGGACAACGTATCTTAACGGAAATGTTCCAAATTTTTGAATCTGATCCAGAACGTTTACTACCACGTAATACCGCCAAGCGTTGGCAACAGGCAAGCAAAGAAGGCAAAAAACGGGTTATCTGTGATTACATGGCGGGTATGTCTGATGCCTATGCCTTGCGAGTTTATCAACAGTTATAG
- a CDS encoding CidB/LrgB family autolysis modulator yields the protein MMNWSLYGYSFLTLLAFAVAVKISRHWKSILFNSFVLTVTLLVVILLTIDISYDDYLQGNAPLNNLLGISIVALAVPLYEQLHQISRYWKNILLITCLASLLSMLSGAGLALYLGATPEMVATVLPKSVTTPIAMAVSQGLGGIPSIAAVGVVIAGLQGSVLGLLTLKKLKVKHAEARGLAIGAISHALGTVTCMESDQKAGSYSSIALVLCGIMTSILAPITFKILYFFMA from the coding sequence ATGATGAATTGGAGTCTGTATGGTTATTCTTTTTTAACGTTGCTTGCCTTCGCAGTGGCGGTGAAAATCAGCCGACATTGGAAATCGATTTTATTCAATTCCTTTGTTTTAACTGTGACCTTGCTCGTGGTCATCTTGTTAACCATTGACATTTCTTATGATGATTATTTACAAGGCAATGCGCCCTTAAATAATTTATTAGGTATCAGTATTGTCGCGCTTGCCGTACCATTATATGAACAGTTACATCAAATTAGTCGTTATTGGAAAAATATTTTATTGATAACATGCTTGGCTTCATTGCTTTCTATGCTTTCAGGCGCTGGTTTAGCCTTATACTTAGGCGCCACACCAGAAATGGTTGCCACAGTATTGCCGAAATCGGTCACGACGCCTATTGCGATGGCGGTGTCTCAAGGATTGGGTGGCATACCCTCGATTGCTGCGGTGGGGGTTGTGATAGCGGGATTACAAGGTTCTGTACTAGGTTTGCTTACGTTAAAAAAATTAAAAGTCAAACATGCGGAAGCGCGAGGATTAGCCATTGGTGCCATTTCCCATGCCTTAGGTACAGTCACTTGCATGGAAAGCGATCAAAAAGCTGGCAGTTATAGTTCCATTGCCCTCGTATTATGTGGCATTATGACGTCTATTCTTGCACCGATCACCTTTAAAATCCTTTATTTCTTTATGGCATAG
- a CDS encoding CidA/LrgA family protein, with protein MTRKIVDLARSCGILYLMLFIGEWIAHHLNIGIPASIWGLLLLFLGLTFRIIKLDWVLCSASLLIRYMALLFVPVSVGVIKYADVLFSQMNVLLLPNIVSTFLTLIVVGLLSDYLFSLSSFSHLRKKVARKQAEKV; from the coding sequence ATGACTCGGAAAATAGTTGATTTAGCTCGTTCATGCGGGATTTTGTATTTGATGTTATTCATCGGTGAGTGGATTGCACATCATCTTAATATTGGTATTCCTGCCAGTATTTGGGGATTGTTACTGTTATTTTTGGGGTTAACGTTTAGGATAATTAAGTTAGATTGGGTGTTATGTTCAGCCAGTTTATTAATTCGTTATATGGCACTATTATTCGTGCCAGTGAGTGTTGGGGTGATAAAATATGCGGATGTGTTATTTAGCCAAATGAACGTCTTGTTATTACCTAATATTGTAAGCACTTTCTTAACATTGATTGTTGTCGGTTTACTTTCAGATTATTTATTTTCCTTAAGCTCTTTTTCTCATTTACGTAAAAAAGTCGCCAGAAAACAAGCGGAGAAAGTATGA
- a CDS encoding thermonuclease family protein — protein MYKKLALITLCCLCFTHCSQASRSIPCQVIGITDGDTLTCLLQNKKSLRVRLAEIDAPEKNQPFGTKSKQFLAKLVYKKPVQFRILGKDHYQRTLAVVYNAQHENVNIEMVKSGMAWAYPRYNHDPMYLRAQQAAMKARLGLWQDTHPIPPEQWRRQKRK, from the coding sequence ATGTATAAAAAATTAGCGCTTATCACCCTGTGTTGTCTATGTTTTACACACTGCAGTCAAGCCAGTCGTTCGATACCTTGTCAGGTGATTGGTATTACCGATGGCGACACGTTAACTTGTCTATTACAAAACAAGAAATCGCTTCGTGTTCGCTTAGCTGAAATTGATGCGCCAGAAAAAAACCAACCTTTCGGTACGAAATCAAAACAATTTCTCGCGAAATTAGTCTATAAAAAGCCGGTACAATTCCGCATTTTAGGTAAAGACCACTACCAACGCACTTTAGCTGTTGTTTATAATGCACAGCACGAAAATGTGAATATCGAAATGGTGAAATCTGGTATGGCTTGGGCATATCCGCGTTATAATCACGATCCAATGTATTTGCGCGCGCAACAAGCCGCCATGAAAGCCCGTCTTGGATTATGGCAAGACACTCACCCAATCCCTCCTGAGCAATGGCGCAGACAAAAGAGAAAATAA
- a CDS encoding cysteine desulfurase has product MAFNPSVFKQHFPYLQQADAVVYLDSAATALKPQVLTDATIAFYQSAGSVHRSQYDEKQTALFEQARENVKNFIGAESEETIIWTSGTTHAINCVARGLSHQLHPKAEIIISEADHHANFVTWSEIARQYGATLHILPINEQWLIEEQDLIAVLNTNTVLVALNMVSNVTGTEQPVANLIKLIRQHSHALVLVDAAQAISHLPIDLQRLDADFIAFSAHKLYGPNGLGVLSGKRHALEQLQPLLYGGKMVERVSAQHIRFAELPYRLEAGTPNIAGVIGFNAVLEWLSQWDLAAAEQHAIALAEQCKMRLKNYPHCQLFLSPQPSSIACFVFNGIATSDIATLLAEQNIALRAGEHCAQPYLARLGQHSTLRLSFAPYNQQADVDAFFSALDNALALLD; this is encoded by the coding sequence ATGGCATTTAATCCAAGTGTATTTAAACAACATTTTCCTTACCTCCAACAAGCGGATGCGGTTGTCTATTTAGACAGTGCTGCCACGGCATTAAAGCCACAAGTGCTGACTGATGCGACGATTGCCTTTTATCAATCTGCTGGATCCGTACATCGTAGTCAATATGATGAAAAACAGACCGCACTTTTTGAACAAGCAAGAGAAAATGTGAAAAACTTCATTGGTGCAGAATCTGAAGAAACGATTATTTGGACATCGGGGACAACGCATGCTATCAATTGCGTTGCAAGAGGGTTATCTCATCAACTGCATCCTAAAGCTGAAATTATCATTAGCGAAGCGGACCATCATGCTAATTTTGTTACTTGGTCTGAAATCGCGCGTCAATATGGCGCAACCTTGCATATTTTACCGATTAATGAGCAATGGTTGATTGAAGAACAGGATCTTATTGCTGTACTCAATACCAATACCGTATTGGTTGCATTGAATATGGTTTCTAATGTAACTGGAACGGAGCAACCTGTCGCCAATTTAATTAAACTGATTCGACAACACAGTCATGCGTTGGTACTCGTCGACGCGGCACAAGCGATTAGCCATTTACCTATCGACTTACAAAGGTTAGATGCGGATTTTATTGCCTTCTCAGCGCATAAACTCTATGGTCCGAATGGACTTGGTGTGTTAAGTGGGAAACGTCATGCCCTTGAACAACTTCAGCCCCTGTTGTACGGTGGGAAAATGGTAGAACGAGTATCTGCACAACACATCCGTTTTGCCGAACTACCTTATCGCCTTGAGGCTGGCACGCCAAATATTGCAGGTGTGATTGGTTTTAATGCTGTCTTAGAATGGTTAAGCCAGTGGGACTTAGCTGCTGCCGAGCAACATGCCATTGCTTTGGCAGAGCAATGTAAAATGCGATTAAAAAATTACCCACACTGCCAGTTATTTTTATCACCGCAACCGAGCAGCATCGCTTGTTTTGTGTTTAACGGTATAGCCACCTCTGACATCGCCACATTGCTCGCTGAACAAAATATAGCCTTACGCGCAGGTGAACACTGCGCCCAACCTTATTTAGCGCGCTTAGGACAGCACAGCACTTTGCGGCTTTCCTTTGCACCTTATAACCAACAAGCGGATGTTGATGCGTTTTTCTCTGCCCTTGACAACGCTTTAGCCTTATTAGATTAA
- a CDS encoding SufE family protein, translating into MKEQLLNAKSWEERYRLIIQAGKQLPFPTEQQLAEMQPISGCETKVWFKITGKNDRTFDFQAYSEARIINGLLWILLQEIQGKTVKQLKQFDLTAYFTELGIAQRLSSTRLNGLKQIEKLLHQLE; encoded by the coding sequence ATGAAAGAACAACTCCTTAACGCAAAAAGCTGGGAAGAACGTTACCGCCTGATTATCCAAGCCGGCAAACAGCTACCATTCCCCACAGAACAACAACTCGCCGAGATGCAACCGATTTCAGGTTGTGAGACGAAAGTCTGGTTTAAAATTACTGGAAAAAATGACCGCACTTTTGATTTTCAAGCTTACAGCGAAGCCCGTATTATTAATGGATTATTGTGGATTTTACTGCAAGAAATTCAGGGTAAAACAGTCAAACAACTCAAGCAGTTTGATTTAACTGCCTATTTCACTGAATTGGGCATTGCACAACGGTTAAGCAGCACAAGGTTAAATGGACTAAAACAGATTGAAAAATTGTTACATCAGCTAGAGTAA